The Diorhabda carinulata isolate Delta chromosome 4, icDioCari1.1, whole genome shotgun sequence genomic interval tcaaaatttgacaaaaaaacaaattattaccGCTTCAGTTAAACGTAAAACACGCTGTAGTAGATTCCAGAGGAAGTACTACTTCCAAAATTAGAGCACAAGACAAAGAAGTGGAACTAATGCcaaaaaacacacacacaaacacagaaaaaaatatatttttcgtcgTTTAATGATGATAACAAAAATTAGGTTCAaaagcaatgaaaaaataaattagatagtTGATTCTGATGATGAgaactttctattttatttttttaatgaagacGTTTTGAGAAAGACTGTTAGATACGTAGTATTTACAAacaccatttttttttgttccatgAGCTCCTCGGTTGTATTGATGAGCAAATGCAAGTCTAAGACTAAGACCGGTTTAGTTTTGGTCGGAGTCTTGCATGcgtggtcttggtcttgcaagCCTTCAGATAGTCTTGGTCTTGTAAAAAATGCAAGACCaaaaccaagaccaagaccggTTTAGTTTTGGTCGGAGTCTTGCATGCGTGTTCTTTGTGTTGCAAGCCTGCAGCTGATCTTGGTGTTGCATTTTTCGCAAGACCAAGACTTCAATCGAAGACCAGCTTCGCTTTCTACTGAGTTTGTAtcattttaaatgctttttttcctttaatattcgaaaaattgataagTGACTAACGCTACAATTCGACCATAATTATCATCATTCACTGCATTGCATTTTTTTGTCCTAACTAAGCTttaattgttaattgtttcttgGGGTATAGGAAAGTTTGgacattttttgtacatttaatttcgttttttaacGTAAATAACACAGTTGGGACATTGTAATGAACTTTCTAATGAATCTAAAACATtgcatttgaaataattaagttGGAGATTCCAGAGGAAGTACTACTTCCAAAATTAGAGCACAAGACAAAGAAGTGGAACTAATGGCAAAAAATGTACACACaaacacagaaaaaaatatatttttcgtcgTTTAATGatgataacaaaaattagtttcaaaagcaatgaaaaaataaattagatagtTGATTCTGATGATGAcaactttctattttatttttttaatgaagacGTTTTGAGAAAGACTGTTAGATACGTAGTATTTacaaataccattttttttatttgttccatGAGCTCCTCAGTTGTATTGATGAACAAATGCAAGTTCAAGACTAAGACCGGTTTAGTTTTGGTCGGAGTCTTGCATGcgtggtcttggtcttgcaagCCTTCAGATAGTCTTGGTCTTGTAAAAAATGCAAGACCaaaaccaagaccaagaccggTTTAGTTTTGGTCGGAGTCTTGCATGCGTGTTCTTTGTGTTGCAAGCCTGCAGCTGATCTTGGTGTTGCATTTTTCGCAAGACCAAGACTTCAATCGAAGACCAGCTTCGCTTTCTACTGAGTTTGTAtcattttaaatgctttttttcctttaatattcgaaaaattgataagTGACTAACGCTACAATTCGACCATAATTATCATCATTCACTGCATTGCATTTTTTTGTCCTAACTAAGCTttaattgttaattgtttcttgGGATATAGGAAAGTTTGgacattttttgtacatttaatttcgttttttaacGTAAATAACACAGTTGGGACATTGtaatgaattttctaataaagttGGTACTGGTCACTCTCATTTGATACActctctattatttttttttaaaaaaagaatgcgcattaaaaaaaaaacaaatgtctAAGCGTTTTTCCCAACACGCcctcgtttttatttttcttgttgttaTTGACTTTTATTGACTTGAAGTAATTCTAGAATACCCAAAAAGGGTGAATGATAAATTAGGATACAATGTCGTAAAACTACTAAGACTTCCGAGACAgtggaaataataatttcgatacaTTATCACATTTAAGTTTATAAAGTTATAAAGGATAAATCTCCTTGTATATTCTTgtatttataatgattataattatcgagaatttcataaaatttcttggaaacgttcaaataaatcataatgtttaccgataaattattaaacttcgtaataaatttgttataaacaaacaaGTAGATCATCTCTGAGTACCTGTCTCTGTCTCCTGTTGCGGCATTGTTACAATTAATCGTAGCCACCTATGAAAAGCAATAAGAAAAAATGGCAGGAGTGTTTAATACAACATCTTGATGACGGTCTCATCATGGGAGGCTGGACCTCATGTTGGATGTCCACTCAACTGGTGCGGTTTAGTCTTAGTCAGACATTTAGCTTGCTAACAAGTCGCCAATATTTGGTGTTTAGGTGAGAGTGATTTTAGTTTACTCATGTTCCGTGGAAATGACTTTATTTGTGCGGTACGGAATTTGTGGTGCGGGAAAAATAATgctattttttaattcatttagtAAGTAAACGGTTTTTCtgcatataaattatttattcaaaataaatgtaattaaaaattagtttgttacttccgatttaaaaaatatatatatatatatatatatatatattagataaaTTAACGACaataacttataaaaaaaaatcattatactATTTAATcggtaaataaaaataaattatttaaaaaaaatatccacGATTTTTGTTCGATCTTTTTATActcataataaacaaaaattttataaaatacccTAATTAATCATTATCAGTAATGAactgatttaaaaattgttgtaaaaattaaatattagtctaccaaaaaattaaaacgaatatataaaaataaaattatatcttgTTAAACATGACTCACACTACCTGAGAAACTTCTCAATAGTAAATTACAAGTTTGggtataattttaaattgaatattcataCGTTGAATTTATTTCCATCGgggttttgatttaaaactaccTGAGGgagttaaatataaaattacgtCTTTCTTTAAAGGTCAGcgaaatgtcaaaaatttattattataaacttaataataataattttttttattttcgaaatatagaACATTTCATCTGATTCGAATTGTTAATCGATTTCTgtctaaaaaaaagtttgtttcaaatatttttttatatttcaatgtacTTGTGAAGTTTTTGTATGTGGATTTATTATCTAAAAGAAAAGTGCTCTAAATGGTTTTGAGAACCGTATGCATTTTGCATCTATAATCTAAATTTTCATCCGAAATATTATTCGTATTTCTTCAAGAGATGTTTACATTTTACTTAATTATACACCGTATGTTTGCTTTATCATCTGATGCAGATTCACTTTTTAAACGTCTTCCACGAGGATCATatttaaaacttgtttattaattttatattgaaaattaaaaatcctTGTACACTTTACACTAATTGTTTTGGTGATAAAACCTCTAAAACCATTAATTTCATTACTGcactatattttttaagttttatactAAATTACTGTGTTACGACTTAGAATATTGGAATAAAGTACCGATCTATAATCGCACATGTTCGTAAAAACGTAGTACCACTTTAAGAAAACTAAAATGGCGAAACTAATAACGCCATCTGTTATTGAACGactaaacttattaaaaattatcttgtaaaataattttgctagtaaaaaataaccaaatagaGCATAGAAAgtgataaatttaaattctaGGTTTTGTttaggaaaaaagtttttttataaactgtaattttcaaaatttaaaatcctAATATACGATACGTTACACAGATGGcgctataaataaaaagtgaagcttcatttttatcatataataaacaactgatttaaaattaactgaaatttatatttatattgctcaaaaaaatcattttgacgTACttagatcaaaaaaaaaagatgatttttgatatttttagcCTCTCAAAAGTATGAGCtttaattttccatcaacaaATTTCAATGGCTATTGCAAATTGGTGTGTCTGGATTAAATTTGACGCAAATGATTGATTCCAGGGTGTACATTGCTAGGACTATGATTATTTTATCACTTATCGAACGTTAATCCacctaaaatatcattttgacGTACTTAgatcaaaaaaaaagatgatttttgatatttttagcCTCTCAAAAGTATGAACtttaattttccatcaacaaATTTCAATGGCTATTGCAAATTGGTGTGTCTGGATTAAATTTGACGCAAATGGTGTGTACATTGCTAGGACTACGATTATTTTATCACTTATCGAACGTTAATCCACCAAAAatttatcgacgatatcagtaaacgttatttttcttttccagaTAACTTATCGTTCATTTTGAGCATAGCAGTTGTATTGTCAAGTATATCTAGTACAATGACAGCTCCTGCGACCGAACCGCAATGGTGGACGAATCCTTGCAGTATACAAACAGTCCTTTTGAGGCACGGAAGAAGCCCGGCCGAAAATCAACTccgaatatttattaaaatgctGGAGACTGGAGTGAATAAAAAGTTGAAAGCAATTTACCCACATGTAAGTAAATCATTACTGGgaatttattgtttcaataaatagGTGTTCTATGAAACGCAAACATCGGAGttattctttgaaattttagCGACCTATCTTAATTAAGGTTACGTTAACATGATTAACATGTTTATTGCTGCGGTATTTACAAGAATtgattattagaataaatttttttctcgcaTAACGGCGACGTTTTAGTGGTTTTTTTATCGCTGTTATCGACATTGCACTTTGTACATAAATTAACGCGAAAAAGAATATTAGTAAAATGTGAATTGGAAAGGCGATTGTActgatcatttctttttttttcttgcaGAATGCTGATAGcaatcaaactaaaaattgtCCGAAAGTGAATCCCGTATTACGTTTGATGACAAAATCGAGTAACTTCAGTCAGGTTAGTTAattgattctatttttattagtaacaagattttcttttatatctatgggttaattcaaaaaatatcggAAAATTAGAGCAAAACCTTCTttaaaatttagataatttatcaattttcacaatatctTCTAGACAgcttccaaataataaattctaatcAATTTCCTCGATTTTCTTACAGATCTAATACAGTTTTATATACAATTGAGccaattttgttaataacattgcgaaaattataattttcaaaccaTTTGATGCTTCTGAAACCCATTATCCGTACTGATTTCGCGTTACTCAATTTTTCGAtcttatttattggaaatttctagtcagaatttttgtttttggtatttgttttatcttcaaGTCTCATTCCGTCAGTCTAAGTTTCTACCTGTTTCCACTTGTCAGTGAAATATGGATTTTGAACAAGGTTAAGATTGTTTCAAGTAAACAAAATGTGCGAAATAAACTcttacattattaaaattttcatatggcttttcttctttctgctttcttatataaaaacatacttTTTCAATGAACCTTTAAGCTGAATTGTTTTGggttctaaatacaaattagcCTTTAAACTCACCAGGTTTTGTTCTACAAATTTCGCCTTTAAATAacccaaaaaaaaatcaggGGATATCGCAAACCATAGAATGAAGGTTCTGCTTCCAATTTCTCAATTAAGATGATCTCTCCCATAAAATCTAATCAATACTAGAAAATATCGCAGTGGACTGTTTTCTGTGCCTCAACAAGTACCAAAATCTCCTGAATCAGTTCTCGGTGGGTAACtctaaattctaaaaaaacCCAAGCCATCAACACCAACCATCCCAATATCCGGAGCATACGATTACTACCTCAAAATTTCCACCAAAGGCTTTGATGAAAAGGTCTCGAAATCTGCAGATAAGTCGTCTGTCTCATTAAGGCCGGTATTGGCCGCTCATTACGAGTCGTTTGAATGATTTCCTTCCCAAAAACACTCATGAATCAGTATTAAACAGCCAAGTAAAACCCTTTCCTAAATTCCACCTCGTAGATGGTCaatgttgcaggttttctgctgATTTACTAAAACCTGGTAAATCCGTTCCccgttttttttattctcaaaccTATCTCTTGCTATGTATTTATTGCTTACAGTGTAAATAacgaaatgaatttttatttttttttgttacagacGAGTCACATATTTTATGAAAGTATGGTGGAGTTGGCGAAGCTGGTGCATAAAATCTCAGCAATTCGAGTAGAAACCGATGTAAAATATAATACGGCATTGAGGAAATCGATGTACGAAGAAGTAGAGGCTAATTTGAAAAGCGTCATGTGCGAATTTAATGACACTTTAACCAAGTTCGAACCCATTAAACCGAAATCGATGCGGGCGATCAAACAGATCCGTAGAAGTATGTCTCACGGATGCAGTTACAAATTAAACAGTCTGACTGAACTTCAGGACGTCGAcgtagattttttcaaaaaaatgaaaaaattcttcaaacaaagTAGGAGGATTTTAAGACAGAAGAAAAGGAAAGTTTTCGgcggaaaagaaaataaaaaacaaacgaaaactAAAAATCGCGGGAAGAAGAATTTGTTAAAACATAAAAGGACTAAACAACAAAGTGCCTCTTAGATAATACCCATAGCGGAATGTCCTATGAAATCTCAGTGCGTATATTTCTGTGATATTACTgtagtaatttatttatttattattagataatattcGGCTGCGTACGTATCAAGACTTTTTGTATTTTAGTGAATTTTCGACAAACCTTTTtcgtttattgaaaataatttttcacccACAGCATTTATCacgaatcaaaataaatatttttcccaatTTTGGTTCGAGATATAAGCGAAAGAGGTCggtataaatatatgtattattttaataaaatctatgGCTTTTTAACCATTGata includes:
- the LOC130892964 gene encoding uncharacterized protein LOC130892964 isoform X1 encodes the protein MTLFVRYGICGAGKIMLFFNSFNNLSFILSIAVVLSSISSTMTAPATEPQWWTNPCSIQTVLLRHGRSPAENQLRIFIKMLETGVNKKLKAIYPHNADSNQTKNCPKVNPVLRLMTKSSNFSQTSHIFYESMVELAKLVHKISAIRVETDVKYNTALRKSMYEEVEANLKSVMCEFNDTLTKFEPIKPKSMRAIKQIRRSMSHGCSYKLNSLTELQDVDVDFFKKMKKFFKQSRRILRQKKRKVFGGKENKKQTKTKNRGKKNLLKHKRTKQQSAS
- the LOC130892964 gene encoding uncharacterized protein LOC130892964 isoform X2; the encoded protein is MAVWLKSNKDNLSFILSIAVVLSSISSTMTAPATEPQWWTNPCSIQTVLLRHGRSPAENQLRIFIKMLETGVNKKLKAIYPHNADSNQTKNCPKVNPVLRLMTKSSNFSQTSHIFYESMVELAKLVHKISAIRVETDVKYNTALRKSMYEEVEANLKSVMCEFNDTLTKFEPIKPKSMRAIKQIRRSMSHGCSYKLNSLTELQDVDVDFFKKMKKFFKQSRRILRQKKRKVFGGKENKKQTKTKNRGKKNLLKHKRTKQQSAS
- the LOC130892964 gene encoding uncharacterized protein LOC130892964 isoform X3; the protein is MTAPATEPQWWTNPCSIQTVLLRHGRSPAENQLRIFIKMLETGVNKKLKAIYPHNADSNQTKNCPKVNPVLRLMTKSSNFSQTSHIFYESMVELAKLVHKISAIRVETDVKYNTALRKSMYEEVEANLKSVMCEFNDTLTKFEPIKPKSMRAIKQIRRSMSHGCSYKLNSLTELQDVDVDFFKKMKKFFKQSRRILRQKKRKVFGGKENKKQTKTKNRGKKNLLKHKRTKQQSAS